One Cryobacterium sp. CG_9.6 genomic region harbors:
- a CDS encoding AAA family ATPase produces the protein MVHTAVIANNKGGVSKTELTVQLAAALARAGQRILVVDMDPQANATRRLGIEWNANEPIATMSEVIKADQSGAGEGAVVACGWISPDGTPTAEAENIDVLPARFDLINRETEAGVIGAVRRLQKALDGWTDDYDIILIDTRPDLGHLVQMSMAAADTIIVPTDPNYDSVEAAIRVSDFVTRHAIDIANPTLTVGGIVVTRRKATIEHDYQIEGLRGQFGDLVWNLGGLVKMSDGSEMLNPSYIPEWSRFAEADAAAVSLSDWSDRNGRKTVALYDAVARTYLARFLGTKGMAA, from the coding sequence GTGGTCCACACAGCAGTCATAGCGAACAACAAGGGTGGCGTGTCCAAGACGGAGCTGACCGTACAGCTCGCCGCTGCGCTCGCTCGAGCAGGCCAGCGGATTCTCGTCGTAGACATGGATCCACAGGCGAACGCCACACGTCGCCTCGGCATCGAATGGAACGCCAACGAACCCATCGCCACCATGTCCGAGGTCATCAAAGCCGACCAATCAGGCGCGGGGGAGGGGGCTGTGGTCGCCTGCGGATGGATCAGCCCCGATGGAACTCCAACAGCCGAAGCGGAAAACATCGATGTTCTCCCGGCCCGGTTTGACCTGATCAACCGGGAAACCGAAGCCGGAGTCATCGGAGCTGTGAGACGGCTCCAGAAAGCACTCGACGGATGGACCGACGACTACGACATCATCCTCATCGACACTCGGCCGGACCTGGGCCACCTAGTCCAGATGTCGATGGCGGCCGCCGACACTATCATCGTTCCAACCGACCCAAACTACGACTCCGTCGAAGCAGCCATCCGCGTGAGCGACTTCGTGACTCGTCACGCGATCGACATCGCCAACCCGACGCTCACTGTCGGCGGCATCGTCGTAACGCGACGAAAAGCCACCATCGAACACGACTACCAAATCGAGGGGCTACGCGGCCAGTTCGGGGACCTTGTGTGGAACCTCGGCGGCCTCGTAAAGATGTCCGACGGCTCAGAAATGCTCAACCCGTCCTACATTCCCGAATGGTCACGCTTCGCAGAAGCTGACGCGGCGGCTGTTTCGCTGTCCGACTGGAGCGACCGAAACGGACGCAAGACCGTCGCTCTCTATGACGCCGTCGCTCGAACCTACCTAGCCCGCTTCCTGGGCACCAAGGGGATGGCAGCATGA
- the nrdH gene encoding glutaredoxin-like protein NrdH, whose translation MVTVYSKPRCVQCTATYRYLDARGIEYQVVDLTESEAALAYVSEDLGYFAAPVVVVVDDQNHWSGFRPDRIDLIGAEAAS comes from the coding sequence ATGGTGACGGTTTACAGTAAGCCGCGGTGTGTGCAGTGCACCGCTACGTACCGGTACTTGGATGCGCGGGGGATTGAGTATCAGGTTGTCGACCTGACTGAGAGTGAGGCAGCGTTGGCGTATGTGTCTGAGGACTTGGGTTATTTCGCGGCGCCGGTGGTGGTGGTGGTGGATGATCAGAATCATTGGTCGGGTTTTCGTCCTGACCGTATCGACCTCATCGGTGCGGAGGCCGCCTCATGA
- a CDS encoding single-stranded DNA-binding protein yields the protein MNEAEGPPAGTPEDDSYRAGWLAGHAARQVEVDELETLADRYYRAAFDDERRIPREIVSYEELEQRRRLSEPPREVTRSEALASWGIDEDPPARTVTVQGSPSPAGTTNRSSRRSTMSTRIIIGNLASDPEAVQAGRVQIVKLRVVENTGEYRQGAWVEHEAPTTHFVEAKFELGQNTLDTLHKGDAVIVVGQEHTVSWGQGAQKRYGRVIDADAIGPNLTRATATIQRRSTPTPA from the coding sequence ATGAACGAGGCAGAGGGGCCGCCGGCCGGGACTCCGGAGGACGACAGTTACCGGGCGGGGTGGTTGGCGGGGCATGCTGCCCGGCAGGTCGAGGTCGACGAGCTCGAAACGTTGGCGGATCGGTACTACCGGGCGGCGTTTGATGATGAGCGTCGGATCCCGCGGGAGATCGTCAGTTACGAGGAGCTCGAGCAACGCCGGCGCCTGAGTGAGCCGCCGCGTGAAGTGACCCGCAGTGAGGCCCTCGCCTCGTGGGGTATTGACGAGGACCCACCCGCACGAACCGTCACCGTGCAGGGCTCGCCGTCGCCGGCGGGGACAACGAACCGGTCGAGCAGGAGGAGCACCATGAGTACCAGAATCATCATCGGGAACCTGGCGAGTGACCCGGAGGCTGTGCAGGCCGGCCGGGTGCAGATTGTGAAGCTTCGCGTGGTCGAGAACACGGGGGAGTATCGGCAGGGCGCGTGGGTGGAGCATGAGGCGCCGACGACGCATTTTGTGGAAGCAAAATTTGAGCTCGGGCAGAACACCCTCGACACCCTCCACAAAGGTGATGCCGTGATCGTCGTCGGGCAGGAGCACACCGTCTCCTGGGGTCAAGGCGCGCAGAAACGGTACGGGCGCGTCATCGACGCCGACGCCATCGGCCCCAACCTCACCCGCGCCACCGCGACCATCCAACGCCGCAGCACGCCCACACCCGCATAA